A section of the Labrus mixtus chromosome 15, fLabMix1.1, whole genome shotgun sequence genome encodes:
- the LOC132989451 gene encoding uncharacterized protein SCO4629-like — protein MDEEREEWARILWDYLCLDQRLEKSDVIIGLGCHDLRVAESSAALFLEGWAPLLLFTGNVGKQTAGVWTRPEAEVFLDVALRMGVPRMNILLETEATNTGENIRFSHRVLKERNIPVSNVILVQQPFMERRVYATFMRQWPSQGELINAIVTSPQLSILDYPHPTVGTASDLICYMLGVVERIRDYPSKGFQVEQQLSSSVLSAYNWFLRAGYYPK, from the exons ATGGATGAAGAGCGTGAGGAATGGGCCAGAATCCTGTGGGACTACCTTTGTCTAGATCAGCGTCTGGAAAAA AGTGATGTAATAATCGGTCTCGGGTGTCATGACCTTCGGGTTGCTGAAAGTTCAGCGGCTCTCTTTTTGGAAGGATGGGCTCCCCTGCTGCTCTTCACAGGAAACGTGGGCAAGCAGACTGCAG GTGTGTGGACTAGACCAGAGGCTGAGGTTTTTCTGGATGTAGCGCTGCGGATGGGGGTTCCCAGGATGAATATCTTGTTGGAGACTGAAGCCACAAACACTGGGGAGAATATCCGCTTTTCTCATAGAGTCCTCAAGGAGAGGAACATCCCAG TCTCCAATGTAATCTTGGTGCAGCAGCCCTTCATGGAACGAAGGGTATATGCCACTTTCATGCGTCAGTGGCCTAGCCAGGGAGAGCTCATAAATGCCATTGTGACTTCACCCCAGTTAAGCATCTTGGATTACCCTCATCCAACTGTGGGCACAGCCTCTGATCTCATCTGTTACATGCTGG GTGTGGTGGAGAGAATTAGGGACTATCCTAGTAAAGGCTTCCAGGTGGAACAGCAGCTCTCTAGCAGCGTCCTGTCTGCATACAACTGGTTCCTCCGGGCTGGTTACTACCCCAAGTAA
- the mtg2 gene encoding mitochondrial ribosome-associated GTPase 2, with translation MLASMWTARRLCGLSPDTRVVNILLGQVVKGNHLGCSPALTAWRWRPPGGTRGVSTSCTLCAKVRGNPKKTEISEKKLTRHFKDHRCVKLVAGSGGRGACSFHSEPRKEWGGPDGGNGGDGGSIVIKADRVVKSLARVVPVYRAEHGQSGGSKNCYGKNGSPTYIYVPLGTVVKEEGTTVVDLSENGQEYLAVFGGSGGKGNRFFLSNENRAPMTATPGLEGQERVLHLELRTMAHAGLVGFPNAGKSSLLRAISNARPAVAAYPFTTLNPHVGIVTYRDHEQVAVADIPGIIRGAHLNRGLGISFLRHIERCRCLLFVLDMSSPEPWTQLQHLRFELDQYEAGLSRRPQAIVANKMDLPEAQEKLKTLRDLVSQRVIPVSALTGQNTEELILHLRELYDGYLREEDRGEGKPTR, from the exons ATGTTAGCGTCAATGTGGACAGCGAGACGTCTCTGTGGGCTTTCTCCGGACACACGTGTAGTAAACATATTGTTAGGCCAGGTGGTTAAAGGAAACCACTTAGGTTGTTCTCCTGCACTGACAGCGTGGAGGTGGAGACCCCCCGGTGGTACCAGAGGTGTCAGCACCTCTTGTACACTTTGTGCCAAAGTCCGAGGGAACCCGAAGAAGACGGAGATCTCTGAGAAGAAGCTG ACCCGTCACTTTAAAGACCACCGTTGTGTGAAGCTGGTGGCCGGCTCGGGTGGTAGAGGAGCATGCAGCTTTCACAGCGAGCCCCGAAAGGAGTGGGGTGGACCAGACGGGGGTaatggaggagatggaggaagcATCGTCATAAAAG CTGACCGTGTTGTCAAATCCTTGGCGAGAGTTGTCCCGGTTTACAGAGCAGAGCACGGGCAGTCAGGAGGCAGCAAGAACTGTTATGGCAAGAATGGGAGTCCAACCTATATTTAT GTACCATTAGGCACGGTGGTGAAGGAAGAGGGAACGACAGTTGTGGACCTTTCTGAGAATGGCCAGGAGTATCTGGCTGTATTTGGAGGGTCCGGGGGGAAAGGTAATCGTTTCTTTTTGTCAAATGAAAACCGGGCACCCATGACAGCAACCCCAGGACTGGAGGGGCAGGAGCGGGTCCTTCATTTGGAGCTCCGTACTATGGCCCATGCTGGACTG GTTGGGTTTCCTAATGCTGGGAAATCCTCATTGTTGAGAGCCATCTCCAATGCCAGGCCTGCTGTTGCTGCTTACCCTTTTACAACACTCAACCCACATGTAGGGATTGTCACATACAGGGATCATGAGCAAGTTGCAg TTGCTGACATCCCAGGCATCATCAGGGGAGCCCATTTAAATCGAGGCCTTGGAATCTCTTTCCTGCGTCATATAGAGCGCTGTCGTTGTCTCCTCTTCGTTCTGGACATGTCGTCTCCTGAGCCCTGGACCCAGCTCCAGCACCTGCGTTTCGAACTCGACCAGTATGAAGCTGGTCTCTCCCGGCGGCCTCAGGCCATCGTGGCAAACAAAATGGACCTACCTGAGGCCCAGGAGAAGCTGAAGACTCTACGGGACCTTGTTAGCCAGCGGGTCATCCCTGTGTCAGCGCTAACGGGACAGAACACAGAGGAGCTCATCCTCCACCTCAGGGAGCTGTATGACGGCTACCTCAGAGAGGAAGACCGTGGTGAAGGCAAACCCACCAGATGA
- the LOC132989890 gene encoding calcium-responsive transactivator-like isoform X3, with protein MSLAFSSARPRSKGEVTPQTIQKMLDENHHLIQCIMDYQSKGKTAECTQYQQVLHRNLVYLATIADSNQNMQSLLPAPPSANMSIGPGVMGQSGSHAPSNLNDNMAPGLPPTSVMQSQISNVTMMHQQSATPHYSSAQAGGQHYQGQQAMGMMGQGSQGNSMMPQRPMGSYRSSQQGSAQQFMGQDEFYGEQYGHTQSSSEPINQQYYPDGHGEYAYQQSSYGEQGYDRSFDDSSQHYYEGGNSQYSQQQAQYQQGSGQQQPFSQQQYSSQQGYSGQPQGYGSGQGGASQYSQYQQSPSQQYGSYRSSQGAPGAQTQRPYAYEQGQYGNYQQ; from the exons ATGTCGCTGGCATTCTCATCGGCTCGCCCCAGGAGTAAAGGGGAGGTGACACCGCAGACCATTCAAAAG ATGCTGGATGAAAACCACCATTTAATACAATGTATAATGGACTACCAAAGCAAAGGAAAGACAGCTGAATGCACACA gtatCAGCAGGTCCTGCACAGAAATCTTGTTTACTTGGCCACAATAGCAGATTCCAATCAGAACATGCAGTCATTACTACCTGCT CCTCCATCAGCCAATATGTCTATAGGTCCTGGAGTGATGGGGCAGAGCGGGTCACATGCTCCAAGCAACCTCAACGACAACATGGCACCAGGGCTTCCTCCCACATCAGTGATGCAGAGCCAAATAAGCAACG TCACCATGATGCACCAACAGTCTGCCACTCCGCACTACTCCTCAGCCCAGGCAGGGGGGCAACACTATCAGGGACAACAAGCCATGGGCATGATGGGTCAGGGCAGTCAAGGGAACAGTATGATGCCTCAGAGGCCCATGGGATCCTACCGCTCCTCACAACAAG GATCTGCACAGCAGTTCATGGGACAAGACGAGTTCTACGGAGAGCAGTATGGACACACTCAGAGCTCCAGCGAGCCCATAAACCAGCAATATTACCCTGATG GTCATGGAGAGTACGCGTATCAACAGTCTTCGTATGGTGAGCAAGGCTACGACAGGTCCTTTGATGACTCATCACAGCATTACTATGAAGGAG GTAACTCTCAGTACAGTCAGCAGCAAGCTCAGTATCAGCAGGGCTCTGGCCAGCAGCAGCCCTTCAGCCAGCAGCAGTACTCGTCTCAACAAGGCTACAGCGGGCAGCCACAGGGATACG GTTCTGGACAAGGTGGAGCCTCACAGTATTCTCAGTATCAGCAGAGTCCAAGCCAACAATACGGATCATACCGCTCCTCCCAGGGAGCTCCTGGAGCACAGACGCAGAGGCCCTATGCCTACGAGCAG GGTCAGTATGGAAACTATCAGCAATAA
- the LOC132989890 gene encoding calcium-responsive transactivator-like isoform X1, with product MSLAFSSARPRSKGEVTPQTIQKMLDENHHLIQCIMDYQSKGKTAECTQYQQVLHRNLVYLATIADSNQNMQSLLPAPPSANMSIGPGVMGQSGSHAPSNLNDNMAPGLPPTSVMQSQISNGPSHAPMQQQQQQQQQQQQSGQMQSSVPSASLSSYSSQASASGYTHAAPSSQGSTLQGPGPGYGSCSSSSSSSSSSSSHSNLNMQSNQVTMMHQQSATPHYSSAQAGGQHYQGQQAMGMMGQGSQGNSMMPQRPMGSYRSSQQGSAQQFMGQDEFYGEQYGHTQSSSEPINQQYYPDGHGEYAYQQSSYGEQGYDRSFDDSSQHYYEGGNSQYSQQQAQYQQGSGQQQPFSQQQYSSQQGYSGQPQGYGSGQGGASQYSQYQQSPSQQYGSYRSSQGAPGAQTQRPYAYEQGQYGNYQQ from the exons ATGTCGCTGGCATTCTCATCGGCTCGCCCCAGGAGTAAAGGGGAGGTGACACCGCAGACCATTCAAAAG ATGCTGGATGAAAACCACCATTTAATACAATGTATAATGGACTACCAAAGCAAAGGAAAGACAGCTGAATGCACACA gtatCAGCAGGTCCTGCACAGAAATCTTGTTTACTTGGCCACAATAGCAGATTCCAATCAGAACATGCAGTCATTACTACCTGCT CCTCCATCAGCCAATATGTCTATAGGTCCTGGAGTGATGGGGCAGAGCGGGTCACATGCTCCAAGCAACCTCAACGACAACATGGCACCAGGGCTTCCTCCCACATCAGTGATGCAGAGCCAAATAAGCAACG GCCCCAGCCATGCCcccatgcagcagcagcagcagcagcagcagcagcagcagcagtctggtCAGATGCAGTCGTCTGTTCCCTCAGCATCCCTCAGCAGCTACAGTAGCCAAGCCTCTGCCTCCGGCTACACCCATGCTGCACCCTCCTCCCAGGGCAGCACGCTCCAGGGCCCTGGGCCAGGCTATGGCTcttgctcctcttcttcctcatcttcctcttcctcctcttcccacaGCAACCTCAACATGCAGTCTAACCAAG TCACCATGATGCACCAACAGTCTGCCACTCCGCACTACTCCTCAGCCCAGGCAGGGGGGCAACACTATCAGGGACAACAAGCCATGGGCATGATGGGTCAGGGCAGTCAAGGGAACAGTATGATGCCTCAGAGGCCCATGGGATCCTACCGCTCCTCACAACAAG GATCTGCACAGCAGTTCATGGGACAAGACGAGTTCTACGGAGAGCAGTATGGACACACTCAGAGCTCCAGCGAGCCCATAAACCAGCAATATTACCCTGATG GTCATGGAGAGTACGCGTATCAACAGTCTTCGTATGGTGAGCAAGGCTACGACAGGTCCTTTGATGACTCATCACAGCATTACTATGAAGGAG GTAACTCTCAGTACAGTCAGCAGCAAGCTCAGTATCAGCAGGGCTCTGGCCAGCAGCAGCCCTTCAGCCAGCAGCAGTACTCGTCTCAACAAGGCTACAGCGGGCAGCCACAGGGATACG GTTCTGGACAAGGTGGAGCCTCACAGTATTCTCAGTATCAGCAGAGTCCAAGCCAACAATACGGATCATACCGCTCCTCCCAGGGAGCTCCTGGAGCACAGACGCAGAGGCCCTATGCCTACGAGCAG GGTCAGTATGGAAACTATCAGCAATAA
- the LOC132989890 gene encoding calcium-responsive transactivator-like isoform X2, whose protein sequence is MSLAFSSARPRSKGEVTPQTIQKMLDENHHLIQCIMDYQSKGKTAECTQYQQVLHRNLVYLATIADSNQNMQSLLPAPPSANMSIGPGVMGQSGSHAPSNLNDNMAPGLPPTSVMQSQISNGPSHAPMQQQQQQQQQQQQSGQMQSSVPSASLSSYSSQASASGYTHAAPSSQGSTLQGPGPGYGSCSSSSSSSSSSSSHSNLNMQSNQVTMMHQQSATPHYSSAQAGGQHYQGQQAMGMMGQGSQGNSMMPQRPMGSYRSSQQGHGEYAYQQSSYGEQGYDRSFDDSSQHYYEGGNSQYSQQQAQYQQGSGQQQPFSQQQYSSQQGYSGQPQGYGSGQGGASQYSQYQQSPSQQYGSYRSSQGAPGAQTQRPYAYEQGQYGNYQQ, encoded by the exons ATGTCGCTGGCATTCTCATCGGCTCGCCCCAGGAGTAAAGGGGAGGTGACACCGCAGACCATTCAAAAG ATGCTGGATGAAAACCACCATTTAATACAATGTATAATGGACTACCAAAGCAAAGGAAAGACAGCTGAATGCACACA gtatCAGCAGGTCCTGCACAGAAATCTTGTTTACTTGGCCACAATAGCAGATTCCAATCAGAACATGCAGTCATTACTACCTGCT CCTCCATCAGCCAATATGTCTATAGGTCCTGGAGTGATGGGGCAGAGCGGGTCACATGCTCCAAGCAACCTCAACGACAACATGGCACCAGGGCTTCCTCCCACATCAGTGATGCAGAGCCAAATAAGCAACG GCCCCAGCCATGCCcccatgcagcagcagcagcagcagcagcagcagcagcagcagtctggtCAGATGCAGTCGTCTGTTCCCTCAGCATCCCTCAGCAGCTACAGTAGCCAAGCCTCTGCCTCCGGCTACACCCATGCTGCACCCTCCTCCCAGGGCAGCACGCTCCAGGGCCCTGGGCCAGGCTATGGCTcttgctcctcttcttcctcatcttcctcttcctcctcttcccacaGCAACCTCAACATGCAGTCTAACCAAG TCACCATGATGCACCAACAGTCTGCCACTCCGCACTACTCCTCAGCCCAGGCAGGGGGGCAACACTATCAGGGACAACAAGCCATGGGCATGATGGGTCAGGGCAGTCAAGGGAACAGTATGATGCCTCAGAGGCCCATGGGATCCTACCGCTCCTCACAACAAG GTCATGGAGAGTACGCGTATCAACAGTCTTCGTATGGTGAGCAAGGCTACGACAGGTCCTTTGATGACTCATCACAGCATTACTATGAAGGAG GTAACTCTCAGTACAGTCAGCAGCAAGCTCAGTATCAGCAGGGCTCTGGCCAGCAGCAGCCCTTCAGCCAGCAGCAGTACTCGTCTCAACAAGGCTACAGCGGGCAGCCACAGGGATACG GTTCTGGACAAGGTGGAGCCTCACAGTATTCTCAGTATCAGCAGAGTCCAAGCCAACAATACGGATCATACCGCTCCTCCCAGGGAGCTCCTGGAGCACAGACGCAGAGGCCCTATGCCTACGAGCAG GGTCAGTATGGAAACTATCAGCAATAA